Genomic segment of Peribacillus frigoritolerans:
GGGCGGCATCGACCTGCTATATCATTACCTTTGCTGCCATGTTAGAGCGAGCCCATATAGAAAAAGTGAGCTTGACCATGCAATCGGAAGCGTTAGTGGATGTTACGAATGGTGTATTCACCTACAAGAAAATCATTCATCGCCCTGAACTTATATTAATACCGGGGACTTCAGAAAAAGTGGTTGAAAAAGCGAGGAAACTTGCTGAAAAAGCTGAAGCCTCATGTATGATTTCCAAGGCGATCAAAGGGAATGTAGCGGTGGAATTGAATGCAGCAATTTCCATAGCACAGTAACCTTGAACAAAAAAAGTGCCTAACCCTATATCGGTTTAGGCACTTTTTGAACTATTGAATGGCGTTCATTTTATTTTCAACCTCGCGGCACACTTCATCAGCCGTTAAACCACTTGCCTCAATGATAGACGCTTTTAATGAAGTATCGCTTATACCCATTACATTACTTTCCAAACCTGTTACCACACAACAATCCACGTTTTTTGCGTCAGCTTCTTGTTTAATCTCCACAACATCAAAACCTTTTTCACGAAGTGCTTCCTGAATATTCGTTAATGATTCTTCAACACCGATTTTTGACATCAACACACACCTCCTCTACCTTCTAACCTGTCCTTTTCACCTTCAATATATGTATAGGATGCAAAGGAAAAAGGGAAAGTAATATCGAGGTGATAAACATGAATGGAAAAAACAAGAAAGATGCTTCACAAACCCGTTTAGGGTCTTCCCAGGTAGAAGGGCAAGGTACCACTACGAAAGAAACCGGGTCCTTCACTCAACCCTCTTCACTCAAAAAGCAAAAGCGTTCTTGATAAGAATTCTAAAACAACCATGGAATTCCGTCTTCATGATACGCAAAAAAAAAACGCTTGGTTTATCCGCCAAGCGTTTTCCTCTGCTTGATCCTTTTTGCTTAACTTTGAAGTCAGGGACTTCTCTTACATATTTTGCTTTCTGATTTCCTCTTGGATCTTTAGATCATTCAATTGATCTCCATCAATTGTTTTTGAATCCATTTTTCCTTTATCGGTTCCATCTGGGTTTAAATCACTTGCCCTTAAATTATTATTGCGAGCTGCTTGCTCGTTCCATTTGGTCATCATGATCTCCTCCTCAGTCCTTATCCTTCCCAATCCTAATAATATTCATGAATACACCCCATCCTTTATTGCCAAGATACAAATGGAGGTGGTTTAATTGGAACCAAACAGACCCGGCAATAAGAATATTCCGGATTTTAAAGAGTTGAACGACCGTATCATCAGAGAAGCATCACAGAGTCCCCGTTTAGTGATTAAAACAAATTTGG
This window contains:
- a CDS encoding OsmC family protein; its protein translation is MTIHHFHLTAEWPGGRNDIGTIHSGNLLTQISIPTEMDGPGIGTNPDEMLLGAASTCYIITFAAMLERAHIEKVSLTMQSEALVDVTNGVFTYKKIIHRPELILIPGTSEKVVEKARKLAEKAEASCMISKAIKGNVAVELNAAISIAQ
- a CDS encoding YkuS family protein; the protein is MSKIGVEESLTNIQEALREKGFDVVEIKQEADAKNVDCCVVTGLESNVMGISDTSLKASIIEASGLTADEVCREVENKMNAIQ
- a CDS encoding YuzL family protein; the protein is MNGKNKKDASQTRLGSSQVEGQGTTTKETGSFTQPSSLKKQKRS